One window of the Eucalyptus grandis isolate ANBG69807.140 chromosome 6, ASM1654582v1, whole genome shotgun sequence genome contains the following:
- the LOC104448577 gene encoding LOW QUALITY PROTEIN: probable LRR receptor-like serine/threonine-protein kinase At1g53430 (The sequence of the model RefSeq protein was modified relative to this genomic sequence to represent the inferred CDS: inserted 3 bases in 3 codons) produces MSLCVAVADRVADMLADDCTCSFGPSKSLSYFQQWILINDFLFVLAVDTLNTIAMKMQNKYWNVNETSCIGGIGLNVTIASGIISNVTCNCSFNDNTVCHVTNIQLKELNLTGXFPDEFGNLTYLREIDITRNFINGSLPTTLTQIPLTILSALGNRISGIPKEIGNISTLEELVLEDNMLEGTLEPNIGNLSHLRRLLLSANNFTGTIPESFGNLKNLEDFRIDGSTLSGKIPDFIGNWTKITRLDMQGTSMGGPIPSSISLLTNLTELRISNLKGSSSDFPNLQGMNMKILIMRNCLLIGSIPYYIGQWTSLTTLDLSVNRLTGQVPETMGAALDYMFLTNNSLTGEVPNWVTSSQQSLDLSYNNFTGSPQTSCQQSQVNLVSSYSSGGNNSLWCLEKDLPCNGKAQYHSLFINCGGAKMPFEKNQYEADTSQDGPSVFYSSSEKWAYSSTGVYMGNDKAGYTVSNPISTNVNGSELYQTARLSPWSIRYYGLCMMRGSYKVRLYFAEIQYSNDETYSSLGRRIFDVSIQGNLVLKDFNIAEAAGGVGKGIYKDFDNITVNGSTLEIHLYWSGKGTTAVPNRGFYGPLISAIAVTPNFDVGSGLSAGAITGIAVASAVLLLLILLVLRITGFLGGKEVEDPELRGLDLQTGXFTLRQIKAATSNFAXVNKIGEGGFGPVYKGILSDGTIIAVKQLSSKSKQGNREFLNEIGMISALQHPNLVKLYGCCIEGNQLLLVYEYLENNSLARAIFGQDEQLIQLDWATRKKICLGIARGLAYLHEESRLKIVHRDIKATNVLLDKELNAKISDFGLAKLDEEENTHISTRIAGTIGYMAPEYAMRGYLTDKADVYSFGVVTLEIVSGKSNTNYRPKEEFVYLLDWAYVLQEQGNFLELVDPRLGSNYAEEEAMRMLNLALLCTNPSPTLRPPMSSVVSMLEGKGAIQAPIIKRAATNLDPRFRAFDRLANNSQTTVSTFSQDTRQVPGSMSIEGPWIDSSASFTSKDETRSHSSESKLLPDV; encoded by the exons ATGTCTTTGTGTGTTGCTGTCGCCGACCGAGTAGCAGACATGCTGGCGGACGAT TGTACATGTTCATTTGGTCCTTCTAAATCTCTTTCATATTTCCAGCAATGGATACTAATAAATGATTTCTTGTTTGTGCTTGCAGTTGATACACTAAACACAATTGCcatgaaaatgcaaaacaaatattggaatGTAAATGAGACATCGTGCATTGGGGGTATAGGTCTAAATGTGACCATTGCTTCAGGAATAATAAGCAACGTGACTTGCAACTGTTCCTTCAATGACAACACAGTTTGCCATGTCACAAACAT CCAGCTGAAGGAACTTAATTTGACAG ATTTTCCTGATGAATTTGGCAACCTCACTTACCTAAGGGAAAT AGACATCACTCGTAACTTCATCAATGGATCGCTCCCCACAACTCTTACTCAGATACCACTTACTATTct GTCAGCACTCGGAAATCGCATAAGTGGTATTCCCAAGGAAATTGGCAACATTAGCACGTTGGAGGAGCT TGTATTAGAGGACAATATGCTTGAAGGCACTCTTGAGCCAAACATTGGAAACTTGAGCCATTTAAGGAGACT CCTTTTGTCTGCTAATAATTTCACGGGAACAATACCCGAATCATTTGGCAACCTAAAGAACTTAGAAGATTT TCGTATAGACGGAAGCACATTATCAGGAAAGATACCTGATTTTATCGGGAATTGGACCAAAATTACAAGATT GGACATGCAAGGCACATCTATGGGGGGACCTATTCCTTCAAGCATATCGTTGTTGACAAACTTGACAGAGTT GagaatctcaaatttgaaaggTTCAAGCTCagattttcctaatttgcaGGGCATGAACATGAAAATATT GATTATGAGAAATTGCTTACTTATTGGCTCAATTCCATATTACATTGGGCAATGGACAAGTTTGACAACATT AGACCTGAGCGTCAACAGATTGACCGGTCAAGTTCCTGAAACGATGGGAGCTGCTCTGGATTACAT GTTCCTGACAAACAACTCCCTTACTGGAGAAGTACCCAATTGGGTAACAAGCAGCCAACAATCTCT CGACTTATCTTACAACAATTTCACCGGTTCTCCTCAAACCAGTTGTCAGCAATCACAAGT CAATTTGGTTTCCAGCTATTCATCTGGTGGAAACAATTC GCTCTGGTGCCTGGAGAAGGATCTACCCTGCAACGGGAAAGCACAAT ACCATTCCTTATTTATCAATTGTGGAGGAGCCAAAATGCCTTTTGAAAAGAATCAATATGAAGCGGACACCAGTCAAGACGGGCCATCagttttctattcttcttcagAAAAGTGGGCTTACAGCAGCACCGGGGTTTATATGGGAAATGATAAAGCTGGTTACACCGTGAGTAACCCAATTTCTACGAACGTGAATGGGTCCGAACTTTACCAAACAGCTCGCCTTTCCCCTTGGTCAATCAGATACTATGGCCTTTGCATGATGAGAGGAAGTTACAAAGTGCGGCTTTATTTTGCTGAAATTCAATATTCCAATGACGAAACATATAGCAGCCTCGGGAGACGTATATTCGATGTATCGATACAA GGCAATCTAGTGTTGAAGGATTTTAATATTGCAGAAGCAGCGGGAGGTGTTGGGAAGGGCATATACAAGGACTTCGATAACATTACTGTGAATGGCAGTACCTTGGAGATTCATTTATATTGGTCAGGGAAGGGAACCACAGCTGTCCCTAATAGAGGTTTCTACGGGCCACTTATTTCTGCCATTGCAGTGACACCGA ACTTTGATGTCGGAAGCGGACTATCAGCTGGAGCAATCACTGGAATTGCAGTAGCTTCGGCAGTTCTCCTTTTATTGATATTACTAGTCCTTAGGATAACAGGATTCTTAGGCGGCAAAGAAGTTGAAGATCCAG aattacGTGGGCTAGATCTCCAAACTG GTTTCACTTTAAGGCAAATCAAAGCCGCTACGAGCAACTTCG TCGTGAATAAGATAGGTGAAGGAGGGTTTGGGCCAGTTTACAAG GGAATACTCTCGGATGGAACTATAATTGCTGTGAAGCAGCTTTCTTCTAAATCAAAACAAGGCAATCGTGAATTTCTCAATGAGATAGGCATGATATCTGCTCTCCAGCACCCAAATCTCGTAAAGCTTTACGGCTGCTGTATTGAAGGAAATCAGTTGTTGCTAGTTTACGAATATCTGGAGAACAATAGTCTTGCCCGTGcaatttttg GACAAGATGAGCAGCTGATTCAGTTGGACTGGGccacaagaaagaaaatatgtttGGGAATAGCGAGGGGATTGGCTTACCTTCACGAGGAATCTAGATTGAAAATTGTTCATAGGGACATAAAAGCAACAAATGTGCTGCTTGATAAGGAACTAAATGCCAAGATCTCAGATTTTGGTTTGGCCAAACTCGATGAAGAAGAGAATACGCATATCAGCACAAGGATAGCTGGAACAAT AGGTTATATGGCTCCTGAATATGCGATGAGGGGCTACTTGACAGACAAAGCCGATGTCTACAGCTTTGGAGTCGTCACTTTGGAAATTGTTAGTGGAAAGAGCAACACAAATTACAGGCCAAAGGAAGAATTTGTTTATCTCCTCGACTGG GCCTATGTGTTACAAGAGCAAGGGAACTTTCTTGAACTCGTGGATCCACGTCTTGGCTCGAATTACGCCGAGGAAGAGGCGATGAGAATGCTAAACCTGGCACTACTATGCACCAATCCTTCACCAACTCTCAGGCCACCGATGTCATCTGTGGTGAGCATGCTCGAAGGGAAAGGCGCGATTCAAGCACCAATAATCAAGCGCGCCGCAACAAATTTAGATCCTAGGTTCAGAGCCTTCGATAGGCTAGCTAATAATAGCCAAACAACTGTCTCGACATTCTCTCAGGACACTCGCCAGGTTCCGGGAAGCATGTCCATAGAAGGTCCATGGATTGactcttcagcttctttcaCAAGTAAGGATGAGACCCGCAGCCATTCTTCAGAGAGCAAGCTTCTCCCAGATGTTTAG
- the LOC104446674 gene encoding uncharacterized protein LOC104446674 → MGQAQEVKTRTDPQVEIQERGEIFFFYRPKVERDAAHGADDVQRLYIVLRPESGERPVEEKQDPRSGEEGSDPNSSDKATVEGGHGSQEVNIEKQALLRLIVMGKKSLPDPSKRSRPRGFVEMVTTKIDDVKSALKAEEYDTSTRGHPHTAAARALGEGVYRILRHKSKGKKAHAHLLYKLEFPPEDEKQEPQESLNVEREGSFLIQIKNPDQHGAGPSQFRGLQSKRKAVFPAHLQGQFGQLRYSPADPPDFLNYEGCEFLLISASDDIEEELGLELKAEGEADPSCSDLLETFGETAPVDALLRGTWV, encoded by the exons ATGGGTCAAGCCCAGGAAGTGAAGACCCGGACTGATCCCCAAGTCGAAATTCAG GAAAGAGGggagatcttcttcttctatagGCCCAAGGTGGAGAGAGATGCAGCCCACGGCGCCGACGACGTGCAGCGCCTTTACATAGTCCTCCGTCCTGAGTCCGGCGAGAGGCCTGTCGAGGAGAAGCAAGATCCCCGCTCCGGCGAGGAAGGCTCCGACCCCAATTCCAGCGATAAGGCCACCGTGGAAGGTGGCCACGGTAGCCAG GAGGTGAACATCGAGAAGCAGGCGCTGTTGAGGTTGATAGTGATGGGGAAGAAGAGTCTTCCGGACCCGAGCAAACGGAGCCGACCCCGGGGATTTGTGGAGATGGTCACCACCAAGATCGATGATGTCAAGTCGGCTCTTAAAGCAG AGGAATACGACACCTCCACAAGGGGACACCCCCACACGGCTGCGGCCAGAGCGTTGGGGGAGGGAGTGTACCGCATACTCAGACACAAATCCAAGGGGAAGAAAGCGCACGCGCATCTCCTATACAAGCTCGAATTTCCTCCGGAAGATGAGAAGCAGGAGCCCCAGGAGTCGCTCAACGTCGAAAGAGAAGGGTCCTTCCTCATCCAGATCAAGAACCCCGACCAGCACGGGGCAGGCCCTTCCCAGTTCAGGGGACTCCAGAGCAAGCGCAAGGCGGTGTTCCCCGCCCACCTACAGGGACAGTTCGGGCAGCTGAGGTACAGCCCGGCCGACCCGCCCGACTTCCTGAACTACGAAGGGTGTGAGTTTCTGCTGATATCGGCATCGGACGACATAGAGGAGGAGCTGGGGTTAGAACTCAAAGCGGAAGGAGAGGCCGATCCCTCCTGTTCCGACCTGCTCGAGACATTCGGGGAAACTGCACCCGTGGATGCCCTCCTCAGGGGCACCTGGGTCTGA